A genomic window from Gossypium hirsutum isolate 1008001.06 chromosome D10, Gossypium_hirsutum_v2.1, whole genome shotgun sequence includes:
- the LOC107915350 gene encoding uncharacterized protein, with protein MVEQVLGFDKKTENTHTVGKLLELSIEHFVRDCPKNENATPVTSQRFMPASRGHRSSRSGLFSRGGARKGNDATTQLSEIDPGSSQSYVNTNLVESRSLKSETSRVSIVLSSSLGQSVLVDQCQESVEKLKKMLTKALILTLPKSGKDFIVYSDASLSDLGCVLMQDGKVIAYASRQLKTHEHNYPMHNLELAAVVSAVKIWRHYLYVDALSRKAAIELQAMFAQLSINNDGSLLAELKIKPMMFDRIKLAKLEDDKLVKKREMVQNDIFKLKELILREAHDSPFALHPRGTKMYRDLRESYW; from the exons atggtggaacaagtaCTGGGTTTTGATAAAAAGACTGAGAATACTCATACTGTTGGAAAGCTCTTGGAGCT ATCTATAGAACATTTTGTTAGGGATTGTCCAAAGAATGAAAATGCTACACCTGTTACTTCTCAGAGATTTATGCCTGCTTCTAGAGGTCACAGGTCAAGTCGAAGTGGTTTATTTTCGAGAGGAGGTGCTAGAAAGGGAAATGATGCTACTACTCAACTGTCAGAG ATAGATCCGGGATCTTCACAGTCATATGTTAATACTAATTTGGTTGAGTCAAGAAGTTTAAAATCTGAGACATCTAGAGTATCGATAGTGTTGTCTAGTTCATTGGGACAATCTGTGTTAGTGGATCAG TGTCAGGAAAGTgttgagaaattaaagaaaatgttgACTAAAGCACTGATTTTGACTTTACCAAAATCGGGAAAAGATTTTATTgtatatagtgatgcttccttaaGCGATcttggatgtgttttgatgcaagatggaaaagtGATCGCTTATGCGTCTCGTCAACTGAAAACGCATGAACACAATTATCCAATGCACAATTTAGAGCTAGCTGCGGTGGTTTCTGCTGTAAAGATATGgagacattatctgtatg ttgatgcattgagtagaaaagcaGCAATTGAATTACAAGCAATGTTTGCACAGCTCAGTATCAATAATGATGGAAGCTtattagctgaattaaaaatcaaaCCGATGATGTTTGATCGGATCAAGTTAGCAAAATTAGAAGATGACAAGTTagtgaagaaaagagaaatggttcagAATG atatttttaaattaaaagagttgatacTTCGTGAAGCTCATGATAGTCCTTTTGCTTTGCATCCTAGAGGAACAAAAATGTATCGTGATCTGCGAGAATCTTATTGGTga
- the LOC107914410 gene encoding uncharacterized protein isoform X2 has product MVVRCKIQEEMIILTSRNEQASNLELLSLSVIDCLQGKQKSRMGKGNKEGTSKQFRWTKPMEHVFLEILAEEAQKGNKPSKTFKADSINRVVEAISERFQVQCDAKHVENHLRSVKISGRLYAKFEVKVVLDGMIT; this is encoded by the exons ATGGTGGTGAGGTGTAAAATCCAAGAGGAAATGATTATCCTTACCTCTAGAAATGAACAAG CTTCAAATCTTGAGCTACTGTCTCTTTCTGTCATTGATTGTCTGCAGGGAAAGCAAAAGTCAAG aatgggtaagggcaacaaagaagggacctcTAAGCAATTTAGGTGGACAAAACCGATGGAAcatgtttttcttgaaattctagcagaggaggctcagaaaggaaataagccttctaaAACTTTCAAAGCAGATTCTATTAATCGAGTTGTCGAAGCTATTTCTGAAAGATTCCAAGTCCAATGCGATGCGaagcatgtggaaaatcatttgaggtCTGTAAAAATCAGTGGCAGattatatgcaaaattcgaggtgaaagtggttttggatgggatgataacatga
- the LOC107914410 gene encoding uncharacterized protein isoform X1 has product MNKAIIHFLLRLLQPKKLLQRRPKSRNSFSFVLPQLISPLPQLSASNLELLSLSVIDCLQGKQKSRMGKGNKEGTSKQFRWTKPMEHVFLEILAEEAQKGNKPSKTFKADSINRVVEAISERFQVQCDAKHVENHLRSVKISGRLYAKFEVKVVLDGMIT; this is encoded by the exons ATGAACAAG GCAATAATACATTTCCTCTTAAGATTACTACAACCAAAAAAGTTGTTGCAGAGGAGACCAAAGTCCagaaactctttttcttttgtgcTTCCACAACTGATTTCTCCATTACCTCAACTTTCAGCTTCAAATCTTGAGCTACTGTCTCTTTCTGTCATTGATTGTCTGCAGGGAAAGCAAAAGTCAAG aatgggtaagggcaacaaagaagggacctcTAAGCAATTTAGGTGGACAAAACCGATGGAAcatgtttttcttgaaattctagcagaggaggctcagaaaggaaataagccttctaaAACTTTCAAAGCAGATTCTATTAATCGAGTTGTCGAAGCTATTTCTGAAAGATTCCAAGTCCAATGCGATGCGaagcatgtggaaaatcatttgaggtCTGTAAAAATCAGTGGCAGattatatgcaaaattcgaggtgaaagtggttttggatgggatgataacatga